Part of the Siniperca chuatsi isolate FFG_IHB_CAS linkage group LG6, ASM2008510v1, whole genome shotgun sequence genome, gaaaatgagaaacaaaatgcaCTGACAAAGCGGTAAGGACGACAATTCACCAAAAAAACTGACGAATGCCCCAACTAGTTAAATGTCCGATGtgaaatatgattttttaaaatccagGGTGGACCAGTACCTCTCGGACTTTTTAATTGGCTCCTGTGGgactgactgctgctgctcctgctccatcctacacacacacacacgtacacacacacacagttattgtAGGCACTTGGGCTGATGTCCATTTGGTGGAGAGTCTATTCTCTTCTTTGGTAGCCAGTTAATTCAGGTTAAGTGTTTAAACTACAGTTAGTTTCCAGCGCAGTTCTATATGACCAATTTATACGTATGAGTGAGTAATCTTATCAAAATTAGACAAATGTATTTTACCTTTCCCTCCGTGCTTTAATCCTCTCCTCGTCAAATCTGAAAATGAGTAACACTGTTATATCCTCATTCCACTCAGTAAATCCCGCCATCCAAGTCCTTTTAAAGAGCTAGAGTACTaatcttattttacatttattaaacacattAGATGTCACATTAGACTTGTTCTTCTTCTAGGTTTACACCaagaatcatttttaaaaaaggatagCAGGAGTTGCTGCTGCCTGCAGGTTGTGGTCTCTGCCACAGCTCACTTTCTCCATCTAGTGGTCACAGATACTTACTGCACCACACACTCGGGAACATGGACGTGCTCCATGGGGACGATCTCTGCCAGTTCATCCAGGCTGTGGACATACTGGATCTTATTCATGAACTTCACACTATAGAGGACAACAagtaaacaacaacacaactacAGTTATGGTCGATGGATCACTGAATTACAAAATCCTCAAGATTCATTCAATACGAAATACACAGCTGTCAAAATGATACTTTACTGTATCTTCTTTTAAATACAAATTCATTAGAAATACTACACTGAGTTATTAATGTAAAAGGCACAGATGTATTTGGGATTTAATAAACAGCTGACCATGCATCGGCCAAAACATGCAATAATATTCAGTGAAAACAAGGCACTGTGTCATTGCCAAAATTAAAATGCCTTTATTTCATACAGCGAGGATGAATCAAAAGCATGGTCTGGTCCTCATCAGTTCACTGTGATCAGTActataaaaagcattttaactTGTGCACCAAGCCATAATTGTTCAGTTGTTGGTTTGTATGTATTACCTGATGAAGGGCCTGGATATAGCCAGCACCGTGCGTATGAACCAGGTGGGATGAGCGATGACCAAAGACTTCAGGTTCTTCCTCAATCTGCcatcacaacacaaacaacaagcCCATTCGCAGTTAGGTTAGTGTTTACACGTTTAATGGCTTCtgctaaaatgaaaatatagttTGGTGCAACACAAGACATTAAAAACTGAGGATTAAAAAGAGGATTTCTCTAAATAGAGTCCCGCTGTAAATGAAGCCCGTGAGTCGTCTTCAGTCTCCTACTGACTGACAGCGAGTGGCAACTTCCATTACTCTCCATTTTGTGTCTGTCAGTATCAGTCTCATGCATTTCTGTATGTTGATGGTGAACAGGACTCAGCAGCTAAAAAGAGCAGCAATTTATATTTCAGTTCAGAAAACTTGttttacacacagtatatcaGTCAATAGTTTCTCCATAGCTTTTCCTTTTCCCACCTTCTGTCAATCATTTGGTAACATTTCTTGAGCCAGCTGATCCCAGGCATCTTACTCCGAGGAGTGGCTCCGTTCATGTAGATGATCAGGTAATCTTCAGCCACAAGCATCTCCAGACTGCTCACCACATACCTGGAGGAGTAGGGTAGGAAACACTGGGTTACCTCAAAACAGTTGCATGGAAGGGTACAGCATCATGGACGGATTGTGACACGACAGGGgcacagacaaaaataacatgATCAAGACGTGCATACTTTTGACCGAGCCTTGTGACTTTCCTACCAGACATGATAACAACAGTTACTTCTGACTTAGGGGTCCGTGCCATCCATCAAAGCCTGtacttgaaataaaataacagccATGGCAGACTCACAAGAAGAGGTTTTCCATGATGTAGTGGTAGTCAGGACAGCTGCTGTCAGGAAGGTAACAGGCAGAGAAAACGATGATGGCATTAAGGCCCTCGCCATAATAACCTGATGGGAGAGAGTTTCAGTTACTAGTGAATAACGCTTCAGGCCATGTACTGTAACTGTATCACACTGGTTTCTGTCCTTTCACTGACCTCCGTGTGTGATGACCCTGAGGTAGGGTCTGATGACCTGCATGTCAATACGATGCTCCTGTTCTCCGATGATCACTGTCCTCCAGAGACGTCCGTTGTTGGCATTCCCATCCCCATCTGCTTCTCCTGAACTGTCACTGGGACCTGCTTTAGCCGAGGCCACCGGTGTGTCATCTGGGCAGACACAGAGCCAGACTTTGTTCTTAATTCTGCATTGAAATATGTACAATGCTGCATGGCGTTGTTTCCaaggaagagaaaaatatatCGTCTGTGTGTAAGCTCCTTTTAAGTGAGGTTTTGGGTGAGCATTTAAATTAGGATTACTTTTAGTCTTAATCAATCTACAGTTACTTTTCGTATTAGttaggacttttattttgaattaggTTTAGGTTGAAGAAAACCTAAGTCTTCAGTTGTGGATACACTTGTGAGGACAGTCTGCAGATTGTAATAGCAAAGTGGGTATTGGCTGTGTGAGGGTTAGCATATATGAATATAATGAgaaaaaatgttacatatatacagtacctttcaagttacaaagtgctttacagaaaaacattaagattaaaacaattaaatcaggcaaataaaagtacagaaaataaaatataccaacaataaaataagatttaaaaaaggagcggaataacaaaataaaacagataaaacacattagaattggaaaaataaaatttaggagtaacattaataaaaggcatttttttaaagatgggttttgagaagtgatttaaaatgtgtttctgatttTGCAAGCTTCACTATATAGGCTCATAGATATTACAATACATAAGAGATTAATGTGAATTACAATCAAGATTCAGATTAAACTGAAAAGATAATCTTAAAGCTAGTTTTGAAAGGTCAGTGTTATGGCTTAATATAGGGATAACGAACGGCATTAAAACAGTGGACAGTCAACAGTCATGCATGTGCATTTTTAACCTCTTACCTTCCCACTCCAGCTCGTTGCCATTGGTGATGAACTCCAGCGAGTCTGTTTCGTCAGGCGTATCGATGTCATCAACATTGATGTCCAGGTCGTCCGGCGTATCCAGGAAGTCATCTGATAGCAGAGAACCCTCGCTTTGGTCCAGTGAAAGGTTCATCTCAGGGGCAACCAGCGTACGCCGTTTACGGTGGGATGTGGACACACCACCGCCTCCTCCAGGTGGGCTCACATTCAGGGAGTTAGGGGGAGCTACAGCAAgaccaggagaggagagacagatcaGGAAATGTAATTAAGTGTCATAAAGTAGGATATTATGGTCTTTCCATTATTGACCAATCAGTGACCTCCCACTCCCCAGTGATACTTACAGGCTCTGTCGTCTGTGAGACCACAAGAGGAATCCATGTCTCCGTACTCTGGTAGTGGTCTTGAGGAAAAAACATACACAGGTAAGCAATCAGTACTGTGCTTGTTGAGtctaatatacaatataaagcAAGTCATGATGCTGCTGAGAACTGAGGTTCAGCAATCATGTCTCTGCCACTTGGCTAATaagatttatttaatgtttttctgatCTATGTTCTCTAATATGCACTAATCTATAACGACAGCCTCACAAGAAAATGTAACATTGTGATTTGGACGGTGTTCAATGGACCAGTCAAGGTGTGGGTGTTGTCACTGATATGTCTGAGCCTTAAAAAACAGAGGGGATAGAGATGGTAATTAACTTCTCTCTGGGGAGAAATGAAGATTACAGGGCTGCCAGGCAGGGCATGAGGGGAgaagaaacagaggagaaaaggggaGGAATAAGAGACAGAGAATGGGTGGAAGCAAGAGAAGAGGGAAGAAGTGTGTCTGCATACAGACAAATTGGTGCAGGTCTCTTTCCCTTTACGCTGCCTGTTATTTACTGCTGACAAGCTGCACAGAAGGAGCTTGCTTTTgcatatgtttctgtgtgtgtgtgtgtgtgtgtgtgtgtgtgtttgtgtgagagtaAGCAAAACTATGCACATTAGGACAGATGTGCTTGCacgtaaatgtgtgttttgtcagcAACAACATCCAGTGCAACCAAGgaactggaaacagggttgtACAACTAAATGGTTAAAACACAAGAGATGCAGAGAGCTACAGTGCAGTGTTGTTCAGCAGAGAGGGTCTTAGCTGCAGTCCTGTGGAAGCCAACTGCTTCATCCTCCCATCTAGAGGAAGACAGTATGTGACAGTGTCAACAATACTGGCTTTAGCCCAGAGAAACAGGCAACCCTATTCCCTGGGGACCCCTGCAGTGATTACTCGTCCAACGCTTCCTTTGTCAGAAATGAAGCCCTTTTTATACACATAACAGATTTGTggatttatttcctcttttaacAAAAGCAAGATAATCTCTTTTGTCCCTGTTTATGGCTGCATTGTCCTTCAGCTACAAACATCAATATCAGGATGAACCGATAATGCTTACCTTCTGGAAATGGCACAGGGCTGCTTTTGTCAGAGCTGATTCAAATGAGCTTTTTAAACCTCACACACCGTTATATTTGGTTTGCTTACTCATTCCCTGTCTTCTCAGCTGATAACAGACAGTCTAGAGCAGAGCATCTTTCAGAGGCTACTTGCTGCTGGTTTTTCCtccgtctctgtctgtctttaacCAAAACCTGCCACCATTTTCCTGGCGATGCTGTGTTGTTGATCGGCTGCTGCTGTTGCGTCACATGACGTAGCCTGAGACGATTTACAGACAGAGCTGCACCTGCTCCCTGGCTTCCTGCCTCCCAATGTGacggaggagggaggagggaagagggaggaggaggaggagggagcccAGCGCTGACTGTCATCACACTTCTCCCCTGCTCTTTTTCTGCCCATCAAACTCTGCATCTCAGCCTCTGAACATCACATTTATGCACTTTCTAAATCCTTCTGTAGCCGTCTTTATGGTTCATTAAGaacaacttttctttttccttcatttatctttctctccatttcttctCCTTCTGTGGCAAATCATCAGCTGGCTTACCTCAGAGCCACTTACTGCAAACATGAAGTTAAATGACACACTGTGCTCAAACCTCACAGTACAAATTATTTCACATCAACacaataattattaaaaaccTTCAGATACATCAGTGGACATTAATATCTCCACTGATGCTTAGAAAGTAGAACAGAAATAAGACATGGCATCATAAagataagtatgttttaataaaataaaaaagtgtcaattttacaaaaatacagattaacATAAACAGCACAGCTTCTTAATCCATCCAGACTAAACTGTACTGGAAGTGATATGGTGCAGCTGGCCCATAATTGATAATTAACTGCACAATTAATTCTGAATTTCTGAATAATGAGCTATTTATCCATAAGCTAAATGTGCTGCATATTCAtcaatacatacaaacacaagaaTATGCTATATAGCTATAAGCACAAGCACAGCTCTAAGAGATGCTATGAGGACAGCTTTTTTGCTCAGCTGTCTCATAGTTATCAGCTTTCAACATCAATCAATCGGCTATATTTGACAACAACAGGACAGTTTAATAGATGAAGACCAGTAGAAAGTAAAAGGATTTCACCTGGGAAAGTCTTCATCCTGCCACTCGTCTTTCACTTCCATGTTCTCCATTCGTAGAGTTGCCTCTGTGGTGCCCATCCCTCAGAGAGGAGCGCAGGGCCTGGAGGTGTGAAGAGAAATGTTTATCAATGAACACCACTGACAATAACAGAGGAAAGCTGTCgcttaaaatgagtgcactaaCTAGACAATCAGCTTCATGGCTACCCTGCAGGAACACGTGTTTGACTCAgatgacaaagagaaaaatcagCATTGTAGGAGGAATTTATCCAAATAATTTTTCTTTACAGTTTGGGGGCTGTAATCACTTTTGATCACATGGTTTTTATCCCCCTGCCCAGAGGAGCACATGTGAGAGGCATGTGACTGACTCGGAAAGAGCCCATATTCTGAGCTCAGCTATCCTCAAAGTCAAATAATTCGTACGAATTTCTTCCTAGGTGGAATTCAAGAAGCCAATGAGGAGGATGACATGCAGACCTAATCCTCCCTCACTGCTGCCTAATCCTACTACACTGATGTGACTGCTGCCTGTTTGATCTTTACTCACACTGAGGCTTTGTGTCACCAGTAGTTTTAATAGAAAAACTTCACTTCGGATCTaatattcatttgtttgtgctCAGGAGTTTGAAGAGAATTCACATACCGATGAAGGCCTACAATACAGTGACTACTCGCTGACTGCATAATCAATGGTGGCATCAGGATGCACTCCACTCCTCTAAATGACGGGATTTAATGCTGAAATGCAGATGCATTATCACAACACAATAATGAAACATTAATAACAACAGCACAGGTCTGTTTTGTCTGGTGAGAGGAGCACTGTGGATATTTAATTGGACCTAACTCCATTCAAGCATAAAATCCACAAAGTCTGAGCAGGTTCTGCTGAGTGACAGAGGATTCCCAGGTCTGTGTCGGAGGTTATATTTAGACACAGAGACTCTGTCTGGGAGGCATCAATGCAGTTCAGAGCATTTTAAGTGACTACACTGCAACAAAAATACCTGTTGtgggaaaataaaatacaacaaacccAGTGTGATCCTGGCATTCTTGTCAACAGTGCAAAATGTTGATCATGTTGAGAAATAATGCAACATAGGTTCCTGTGATATAATTACTAGAAGGAGTGGAGAGGTTTTGGTGGTTTTGGCAGCTACGCTCGTGGCTGAGTATAAACTGGACGACAGCCAAGTCTCGCATAGGGGAAATAATTCATTTCTAAAGGTGTCACATTACACACGAGCAACAAGAGATTGTACCATGAAGTCAAATCCACTAACACATCACACACTTGTTCGTAGCAGGTCAAAGCCCAACATAACTGAATGTGACAACACCCCAAAAAAGAAAGCGGTAGCGTCAAACTGTCAGTTTAGAGTGGAGTGGAGAGCAGAAAACTGAATAAATCATTTATCTTCATTTATCAAAGACAAGCAggtttcttctttctctcaccGTGTTTGACAGGCTGAGAAATTTTGACAACAGGAAAAatcatgaatgtaatgtaagtgAAAATATTCCAATAACCATTTAGGATTTCTACAAAATGCTGTGTGGAGAAATTGacctatataaatgaaatatgcTATTCCTGTGCAGGTATTTTGCTGTCCATGTCAACctcattttgcttgaaaataaatgttgcaaAGAAAGATTTCTACAAAATGAATCGCCACCAAATGTGCAGCATGTTTCCATCACAGAGTAAAATGGCCCCACAGCCTTTCTAGGTCATCCCAAATGGAACAGCCAATAGGAGGAAAACCTAAATGGATTTCATGTTGGTGGACAATCTAATGTGCATGCAGTCAGTCTACAGTGTTTGCCTTGTGCAGCGAGCAGAATAGAAATGCAAGGACGTTAAGTCAGTGACTGTACTCACATGAGCCGTGTGAGATCCCCTCAAAACCTCTCGCTGGTCCGTGTCTGCGTGTCCGCCCTCCTCCTCAGTCACAGATGCAAAGATTCAAGGGGAGAAAGTCCTGATCCTCCACACCAACAGAGAAGCAGGGGTTAGGCTGAAATTTCTCCTCTCACGCTCCCTGTCTTTCACTCACTCACGCACAGACACAGTCATACAGTGTCCTCAATGTCAGCTGCTAGCCAGCAGCAGGTGTCTGAAGACAGGGTGCACCTCTGTGCTTGGACCCCCCCCCACGTTCTCCTCCGCCTCTGGCCACCTTTGTTGGGGAAAGACTGGCCGTGAAGAGCGAGCCGACAGCCTGCCTCTCAGATCCTACGTCCACACCACCAAGACACAAAATTCCTTTAATCAAAATGCATCTGCGCTGGCATCAtgacctctccctctctctatccgTCTCCCCCTTTTCTCAGCTTGTAGCACCAAATACCTTTGGAGTATCTTTTTACACTCCCAAATATAATTCAAACCCTTCTTTGAGTTTCCTCTGTATCCAAATCTGTCCGAGGTGGCAGCTTATTTATCCCTACAGCAACTTGGGGAAAATTAGCTTCAgtctctgtgtccttttactcCATTAGATAATCctgctgttgttttcagttATCCTCTATATGGCTGCTGTTCCCTGGCAACAGCATCTCTCTTTCCATCCATAGCTTCTCCActgcctctgtgtctcctcACCCCAGTCTCTTTCATACCCACTACACCCCAACTCTCCCCACACACATTAATTATTCAGCACCTTACTTCACTTGCACCCAACCAATCACATCAACCCTGTTCGGTTTCCCTGCATAGTATGCTGCTAGCTGCAAAGACTTACTCTGCATACTCCTATAACAGCATCTTTCCACTAACCCTACAAGCCACAGTAGAAATTATATGTAGGTTAATGTCGTTATGTGACAATTTTATGCCTCTTAGGATTCATAACATAGTTGTATCCTCTATCCTCAATGGTGTGCAGCTCCTGACGTGATGCCATTAAAACCCAAGGTCGTTTTTACCTTATTAGCTATTTGGAAGATAATGATTTGCATGCAGTTTAATATCACACTGTCAGAGGAGCTGAatgtgatgttctttttcttttttgctcttaCTGACTCACTGCCTGGTAGTTGGGTTTACATTAGATTGTATCTCTATCATCTGTACAAGCGCGACTGTCAGACACACGCGACACTCAGCAGATTCACCGCAGGCAAAGCGAGAGAATTCACCTCAATCTACTTCCGTCTTCGGGTAAACACCGTTATTTTTAGACAGCAGACGAGGAGAATTTAAGCATTTTagtattgtattttaaagttttgtgAACTAGGCTGAAATAATTAACTAAATGCTTTTTTGTTGTCCATTTAGTTTTATGAATTAAGTTTCTTCCCAACATGAGTGATAACGATGACAAATAATTATCCTCATTTCccctctttctttgttcttttctgcTCTTTGTTGCTTTTCATTGTAATACTCCTAACTTTCTAGTGTTCCTTTAAATTATTTCTACGTCTCACTTGTCTCACAAGCAAAAAGCTTCCATCTCTGAGAtaatgttcacatttttggTGCGCATGCGTAACGCAGTAACGTGAAATAACGAGAGCAAATTATGAAAACCAGTTAATGCTAAAAATGCTACGGTAAATTAACTGAAATTATACATTGACACGACATTTTCTCGCTGTGTATTCGTTAATATTTTACTCACTGTGTgtataaagtgtgttttgtcttACGCAGTTCCGGTGTAGCAGAGAAATGTTTACATTGGCAGCAGTAGAGGGGGTGAACTATCTTGACGGTGAgtttcagtgtttcactgcTGTCTGCCAGTAATGTACAGTACTGGAGATGCCAAGATGGCTGCAAGCAATTATTTCGGCTTCACACATGCTGCCGGTCCGCAATACAGGTAATTCAAGTGATGCAGGTTGGTGTCAGCATGTCTTTCGAGTCGCATTTGTCAGTCGCTGGTGTATAACAGTAGAGACACAGTCACTGGTGGGATTTCACTGCGTGGCGGCGGAGAGACGGGCTAGACAGCTAGCTTGACCCGCTAGTTcggttagctaacgttagctagctgagCTCGCAGGCCAGCGCTTCCCGACACGCTGCGTGACATTAGGTGAACTCCAGTACAGTCATCTTCTATGGGAAAGCTGCTATTGATGGTTCAAGTCTTTACTACTTGGTATACTTTAACGTCGAACAAAGTTAGTCAGTTATAGCAGGTGTCACGCAGCTGGTTGAGTCAATCGAGCTGACTGCTGCTGTGACGGGTGAGATTTTGGCCGGCGTTTAGGATTAAGAGGGCTCGCCCTGGTCAAGCTTTACTGGAGGTCCGGTGTCTCAGAAACAGTTCATTTATTGtagttaaatgtttaataaagaCATGCTGCTACAAAGGAACACTTAAAACAGATGCTTGTGTGAAGGTAGAAAATGAACACCGGTCACCATTAAAACTCCAGCAGCATGGAGAGGTGTTTGGCAAGTTTGTATGACAAGTAAATCATTTAACTTGCCACTTTGACAGGTAATCAGATATAATAAGCATATTATAAGCAATGATGACTACATTAATTATCACTCATTGCGGTTAGCGAACTGGGAaggtttcctgttttgtctgttttggttTGTTGGCCAGCACTCAAGCCAACAAACCTGACAAACAGGCGTGGACGGTGTTCTCTGCACCACAGAGAGCTTATGTTGTGTATTGCCTTTCACACGTATTTCTCTGTACAGGTTTCCCTTAGCTTATTCACCGacgtctgtcctcctcctgatTTGAATTCCTTGTTGACCAGTCTTACATTTTAATCCCAATTCTCGAGTGAACATAAACTTGTACAGCCTCAAACATGTCACTGTGTTGGAGCTGCAGAGGTACAGTAAGGTTTTAGTCTTCATGAGATTCTCACTAAGGCCGGGGTTTACACTCTCTGTAGTAAGGTGTGGGTGACCCTGTCACAATTTATATAATATTGCAAAATCAGTAAGTATTGCAATATAGTATATTTTCTGGAAGAATCAGCGGAGTAACTGGTTATAGATAAAGTGAACAGACAGGAATGGCTAATCCAGCAAATGAAATACCTGTGAAATCAAGGTACTTGATAACTTTGATGCAGaaatgctaaaacaaaaaaaatacagcattgCCATAAAGCAGTTCTGCCCACTGACTGCAAAATTTCCCTTGATGACCTCACACatccagagatattaaagggatcGTTATAACAGGATAAACAGTGTAGCTGATGAATAAAGAAACAATCTCTGCTCAGCCTCCAGAAACAGACTCCACACATCAGAGGCTGCATACAGCCCCCATCCCCACCCGGCAATTCTGCAATGAAAACAAGGTCATAAAGAGGGGCGTTTATGGCTCTAAGCTATCTTTcttaaacaacaaaatccaTTTTCCAACAAGCATATCTCAGTCTGAACCTTCTCTCACCTCAAAGGTTGCAATGTCCCTTTTGAGTTATTCTACAGATGATTTAACAGCAGTTTTACATATacatttcagtaattttctACCATAATAGCAAAATCTGACAAAGGAATAAGTTATATTGTCTCACGGTTTATATCGTTATATCACCCAGCCCTATCTGTAGTACTTAACTCTGAGCAATTTAATAAGCAATGAGTGAGTATCAATGTTTGTTCTCCATTTAGTGTTATGAAAGCACAGGCATCCCTTGTCCGAAACTTATAATATTTAAACACTGAGGCATTCTGATAGCTGGTTTGGTAGCAGGGATGGGTCAGAGAAGACAAGTAGGTCAACAGCCGAGTGTTCAACCAAActtattgatttgttttcctgtttatttttggTGAAATGGATGATGTCAGACTTTAGGAGTTTAGGAGTGAGTCACGGCATGGTATGTGGCACTTACATAATCTAATTATTAGATCTTGGAAATTCTTGTCCACAGTATGAGATAATGAAATTACAGGCATGTCTATAGAGGAACTATTAAGCTACTCAATGGGCGATGCACAGACTATTCAACTGTGGAACAATGAGTTTTTCCAAAACCCTTCTTGGTAGTCTCTGTTTGTACGTATTAGTCGAACACAGTTTCCTGTAGGGCTGGGCAGTCTGGCcaaaaaataatatcaaaatctgtttaattACAATCACGATCCACAATCTAAATTGTGATCTTTTTTCTCAATTTTGAAATGCCTTGTAGACTATAGCCAGACCTGAAATAGCCTATGAATTTCTTCATTTGCACCATTAACACAATATTGCATTAAAGATACACAGGTTTCAAAATGGTGATTAAAAACCTGAGTTTAATTTGAAGTTGTAAACAGAAGCCGAAAGATAACAATCTTAAAATAACACTTTTCAAACACTCACAACTCaattgcattgtttacatcacCAAAGGAAGAgacatttaaagtaatttatccAATCAGCATAGCCATCTCATTGGCTACATCACTCTACTGGTTTGTTCACATAGGGCGGATCCGCTAGTCAATGAGGTTTTGTGAAGTTTGGAAATAGAAGTAAGAGGGCATGAAATACCGCAAGCTCTGCGATTCGCCTGAAAAGTAGATTGCGGTTGCCTTAGATCACAATCTTGATCTAAAATCATCAGATTGCTCACCCCCTAGTTTCCTGTATACATTTTATTGTTCCGCTTTTTTGTATTTGCTCTGGCTCCAGTatattttttaagataaaatagTGTTATGATTACTCTCACAGCATTTTGACTGTGCACTTTTATGACTTTAAGGCATCATTTAATTTTAGCCCTCTCATGTTCTTGTCCATCCAGGCACTGAAAGCTTAATAAAGATGCTGTTAGCATCAGTAATGGATGCTGTCTGCATCCCAAAGCATGCTAACGACATGGCTGCTGTGGAGTTGTTTCGTATTTCTCTGAATGCTGATGAAAATAAGAGATTAACCAAAGATCACAGCAGGGCTGCTCAGTCAATCGTATAATATTAGTGATCACAATTTTGTCTTCCACAATTAATTCATCTTGATTGGGTGTTGATATGTTGCATTTAATTTGCCTCCCTATTTTTAGAGCCTGGTTTTAATCATGCTAGTGGCGTGGCTGTATGGATGACAATGTCGGTTGGTCTGTTCACCACTTtagttcagactgaaatatgtcaacaactatcagatggatttacatgaatttttgtacagatttccATGTTTCCCAGACAATTAATCCTactgaatttggtgatcccatgaccaccatgaggttcacatttgtggttttgagtgaaatatctcaacaactattggatggattgccatgaaatttagaaTAGAGTATAGGCATGCATTCCCCCTtcagaattaattaattagcctcacagagccgctagcatggctctagACTCTTAATCTCGTTTAAATATACAAGCATTTGAAGCAAGTTTTGTTTACTATGAATTGAGCgttgttttaaaaatactcaagtgCAGTTACAAAAATggatgaattattattattattattagtattattattattattataaactgaGTAAAACTATCCTGATTATCATCCCACTGTctgcatttgcatgtgtgtagcCTACGTTGTAAACCAGCCCTACTGTTAATTAGGCATCAAGGTCAGTTGTTGTTTAAAATTACATCAATATCATGACTGG contains:
- the atcaya gene encoding caytaxin isoform X1; translated protein: MGTTEATLRMENMEVKDEWQDEDFPRPLPEYGDMDSSCGLTDDRACLAVAPPNSLNVSPPGGGGGVSTSHRKRRTLVAPEMNLSLDQSEGSLLSDDFLDTPDDLDINVDDIDTPDETDSLEFITNGNELEWEDDTPVASAKAGPSDSSGEADGDGNANNGRLWRTVIIGEQEHRIDMQVIRPYLRVITHGGYYGEGLNAIIVFSACYLPDSSCPDYHYIMENLFLYVVSSLEMLVAEDYLIIYMNGATPRSKMPGISWLKKCYQMIDRRLRKNLKSLVIAHPTWFIRTVLAISRPFISVKFMNKIQYVHSLDELAEIVPMEHVHVPECVVQFDEERIKARRERMEQEQQQSVPQEPIKKSERPKSMIVNQGL
- the atcaya gene encoding caytaxin isoform X2 — protein: MGTTEATLRMENMEVKDEWQDEDFPRPLPEYGDMDSSCGLTDDRASPPNSLNVSPPGGGGGVSTSHRKRRTLVAPEMNLSLDQSEGSLLSDDFLDTPDDLDINVDDIDTPDETDSLEFITNGNELEWEDDTPVASAKAGPSDSSGEADGDGNANNGRLWRTVIIGEQEHRIDMQVIRPYLRVITHGGYYGEGLNAIIVFSACYLPDSSCPDYHYIMENLFLYVVSSLEMLVAEDYLIIYMNGATPRSKMPGISWLKKCYQMIDRRLRKNLKSLVIAHPTWFIRTVLAISRPFISVKFMNKIQYVHSLDELAEIVPMEHVHVPECVVQFDEERIKARRERMEQEQQQSVPQEPIKKSERPKSMIVNQGL
- the atcaya gene encoding caytaxin isoform X4; this encodes MDSSCGLTDDRASPPNSLNVSPPGGGGGVSTSHRKRRTLVAPEMNLSLDQSEGSLLSDDFLDTPDDLDINVDDIDTPDETDSLEFITNGNELEWEDDTPVASAKAGPSDSSGEADGDGNANNGRLWRTVIIGEQEHRIDMQVIRPYLRVITHGGYYGEGLNAIIVFSACYLPDSSCPDYHYIMENLFLYVVSSLEMLVAEDYLIIYMNGATPRSKMPGISWLKKCYQMIDRRLRKNLKSLVIAHPTWFIRTVLAISRPFISVKFMNKIQYVHSLDELAEIVPMEHVHVPECVVQFDEERIKARRERMEQEQQQSVPQEPIKKSERPKSMIVNQGL
- the atcaya gene encoding caytaxin isoform X3, whose amino-acid sequence is MDSSCGLTDDRACLAVAPPNSLNVSPPGGGGGVSTSHRKRRTLVAPEMNLSLDQSEGSLLSDDFLDTPDDLDINVDDIDTPDETDSLEFITNGNELEWEDDTPVASAKAGPSDSSGEADGDGNANNGRLWRTVIIGEQEHRIDMQVIRPYLRVITHGGYYGEGLNAIIVFSACYLPDSSCPDYHYIMENLFLYVVSSLEMLVAEDYLIIYMNGATPRSKMPGISWLKKCYQMIDRRLRKNLKSLVIAHPTWFIRTVLAISRPFISVKFMNKIQYVHSLDELAEIVPMEHVHVPECVVQFDEERIKARRERMEQEQQQSVPQEPIKKSERPKSMIVNQGL